From one Catenuloplanes nepalensis genomic stretch:
- a CDS encoding VOC family protein: MRLVHILDCVDPQPLADFWSQALGFRVGAWEPPYQRIVDPAGRWPDMIFQAVPEEKRGKNRMHLDIQLTDMRGELGRFLALGAQLVRAPHDDNGYEIATLADPQGNEFCLVVPPPGSYDFDHLKALE; the protein is encoded by the coding sequence ATGCGCCTGGTCCACATTCTCGACTGCGTCGACCCGCAGCCGCTCGCCGACTTCTGGTCCCAGGCGCTGGGGTTCCGGGTCGGCGCCTGGGAACCGCCCTACCAGCGCATCGTCGACCCGGCCGGCCGCTGGCCCGACATGATCTTCCAGGCCGTCCCGGAGGAGAAGCGCGGCAAGAATCGCATGCACCTGGACATCCAGCTCACCGACATGCGCGGTGAGCTGGGCCGGTTCCTCGCGCTCGGCGCCCAGCTGGTCCGGGCGCCGCACGACGACAACGGTTACGAGATCGCGACGCTGGCCGACCCGCAGGGCAACGAGTTCTGTCTCGTGGTCCCGCCGCCCGGCTCCTACGACTTCGATCACCTGAAGGCGCTGGAGTAG
- a CDS encoding heme-degrading domain-containing protein: MSDADLITRIEEQEKRLRFDRFDNDVAWRLGVLLTDTARERGLSVTIDIRRAGQQLFHAALPGTAPDNDRWIDRKVRVVERFQASSYLVGRRLAAKGRTLDESQGVDPAEYAAHGGAFPIHVRDVGVVGVVTVSGLPQAEDHALVVDVLESFLS, encoded by the coding sequence ATGAGCGACGCCGACCTGATCACGCGCATCGAGGAGCAGGAGAAGCGGCTGCGGTTCGACCGCTTCGACAACGACGTCGCGTGGCGGCTCGGCGTGCTGCTGACCGACACCGCCCGGGAACGCGGCCTGTCCGTCACGATCGACATCCGCCGCGCCGGCCAGCAGCTGTTCCACGCGGCGCTGCCCGGCACCGCGCCGGACAACGACCGCTGGATCGACCGGAAGGTCCGCGTGGTCGAGCGGTTCCAGGCCAGCTCCTACCTGGTCGGCCGCCGCCTCGCCGCGAAGGGCCGCACGCTCGACGAGAGCCAGGGCGTCGACCCGGCGGAGTACGCGGCGCACGGCGGCGCGTTCCCGATCCACGTCCGCGACGTCGGCGTGGTCGGCGTGGTCACGGTCTCCGGCCTGCCGCAGGCCGAGGACCACGCGCTGGTCGTCGACGTGCTGGAGTCGTTCCTGAGCTGA